One genomic region from Rosa rugosa chromosome 1, drRosRugo1.1, whole genome shotgun sequence encodes:
- the LOC133718291 gene encoding cholesterol 22-monohydroxylase CYP90B51 encodes MPASMSDSELILCVLPSILTLFLFLILIRRKKQQHQIRGLNLPPGNMGWPFLGETIGYLKPYCATSTGEFMEQHISRYGKIYKSSLFGEPTIVSADAGLNRFILQNEGRLFECSYPRSIGGILGKWSMLVLVGDMHRDMRTISLNFLSHARLRTHLLREVEKHTLLVLGSWKENSVFSAQDEAKKFTFNLMAKHIMSLDPGEPETEQLKKLYVTFMKGVVSAPLNLPGTAYRKALQSRSTILKFIERKMEERVKEGSENIGEDDLLGWVLKNSNLSKEQILDLILSLLFAGHETSSVSIALAIYFLPGCPNAIEQLREEHIEIVKAKKKAGETELNWDDYKKMEFTQCVISETLRLGNVVRFLHRKALKDVRYKGYDIPCGWKVLPVIAAMHLDPLLFDYPQHFNPWRWQQSNSTRSSSSSTSYSSMTSSNFMPFGGGPRLCAGSELAKLEMAVFIHHLVLNYQWELANLDDQAFAFPFVDFQKGLQIRAQRQTNFI; translated from the exons ATGCCAGCCTCCATGTCTGATTCAGAGCTAATCCTCTGTGTTCTTCCCTCAATCTTAACTCTATTCCTCTTCCTCATTCTCATCAGAAGAAAGAAGCAGCAACACCAAATCAGAGGACTCAATCTCCCACCAGGAAACATGGGCTGGCCTTTTCTTGGAGAAACCATAGGCTACTTGAAGCCTTACTGTGCAACCTCTACAGGAGAATTCATGGAGCAACATATTTCAAG GTATGGGAAAATTTACAAGTCCAGTTTGTTTGGGGAGCCAACTATAGTTTCAGCTGATGCAGGGCTCAATAGATTCATACTACAAAATGAAGGCAGATTGTTTGAATGTAGCTACCCAAGAAGCATAGGAGGGATTCTTGGAAAATGGTCTATGTTGGTTTTAGTGGGTGACATGCATAGAGATATGAGGACTATATCCCTCAATTTCTTAAGCCACGCCAGACTCAGAACCCATTTGCTGAGAGAAGTTGAGAAGCATACTTTGCTTGTTTTGGGGAGCTGGAAAGAGAATTCTGTGTTTTCAGCTCAGGATGAAGCTAAGAAG TTCACTTTCAATTTGATGGCCAAACACATCATGAGCTTGGATCCTGGAGAACCAGAGACAGAGCAGCTCAAGAAATTGTATGTTACTTTCATGAAGGGTGTGGTTTCTGCTCCATTAAATTTACCAGGGACAGCTTACAGAAAAGCCTTACAG TCTCGATCAACCATTCTGAAGTTCATTGAGCGCAAAATGGAAGAGAGGGTGAAGGAGGGAAGTGAAAACATAGGGGAAGATGATCTTCTTGGATGGGTTTTGAAGAATTCAAATCTTTCAAAGGAGCAAATTCTTGACTTGATACTGAGCTTGCTCTTTGCTGGTCATGAAACTTCATCAGTCTCCATAGCTTTAGCCATCTACTTCTTGCCTGGCTGTCCTAATGCAATTGAGCAGTTAAGG GAAGAGCACATTGAAATTGTCAAAGCCAAGAAGAAAGCAGGAGAGACAGAGTTGAACTGGGATGACTACAAAAAAATGGAATTCACTCAATGT GTAATAAGTGAGACACTTAGGCTCGGGAACGTGGTGAGGTTTTTACACAGAAAGGCACTGAAAGATGTAAGGTACAAAG GTTATGACATTCCATGTGGGTGGAAAGTGCTTCCGGTAATTGCAGCCATGCATTTGGATCCTTTGCTTTTTGACTACCCTCAACACTTCAATCCATGGAGATGGCAG CAAAGCAACAGCACGcgatcttcttcatcatcaacatcTTACTCGAGCATGACAAGTAGCAACTTTATGCCATTTGGGGGAGGACCACGACTTTGCGCCGGATCAGAACTGGCCAAGTTAGAAATGGCCGTTTTCATCCACCACCTGGTCCTCAACTACCAGTGGGAGTTGGCCAATTTGGACGACCAAGCTTTCGCATTCCCATTTGTCGACTTTCAGAAAGGACTACAAATCAGAGCTCAACGCCAAACAAACTTCATATAA
- the LOC133718283 gene encoding succinate dehydrogenase [ubiquinone] flavoprotein subunit 1, mitochondrial, with translation MWRCVSRRLGVSSSQRSVAANDCLRSHFSRLFSTESATGRSSYTVVDHTYDAVVVGAGGAGLRAAIGLSEHGFNTACITKLFPTRSHTVAAQGGINAALGNMTEDDWRWHMYDTVKGSDWLGDQDAIQYMCREAPKAVIELENYGLPFSRTEEGKIYQRAFGGQSLDFGKGGQAYRCACAADRTGHALLHTLYGQAMRHNTQFFVEYFALDLIMNSDGSCQGVIALNMEDGTLHRFQASSTILATGGYGRAYFSATSAHTCTGDGNAMVARAGLPLQDLEFVQFHPTGIYGAGCLITEGSRGEGGILRNSEGERFMERYAPTAKDLASRDVVSRSMTMEIREGRGVGPLKDHIYLHLNHLPPDVLKERLPGISETAAIFAGVDVTKEPIPVLPTVHYNMGGIPTNYHGEVVTIKGDNADAVIPGLMAAGEAACASVHGANRLGANSLLDIVVFGRACANRVAEISKPGEKQKPLEKDAGEKTIAWLDKLRNSNGSLPTSKIRLNMQRIMQNNAAVFRTQETLVEGSELIDKAWESFNDVQVKDRTLIWNSDLIETIELENLLINACITMHSAEARKESRGAHAREDFTKRDDEKWMKHTLGHWENEKVRLDYRPVHMNTLDDEIETFPPKARVY, from the exons ATGTGGCGGTGCGTTTCTCGGCGACTCGGCGTTTCTTCGTCCCAAAGATCAGTCGCAGCCAATGACTGCCTTAGATCTCACTTCTCCAGACTCTTCTCCACTGAATCG GCTACAGGACGCTCGTCTTATACTGTGGTGGATCATACTTATGATGCCGTGGTGGTCGGGGCAGGCGGTGCAGGGCTGAGAGCAGCCATAGGACTTTCGGAGCATGGATTTAATACCGCTTGCATTACTAAATTGTTCCCTACGCGTTCACACACTGTCGCGGCTCAG GGTGGTATAAATGCTGCATTAGGGAATATGACTGAGGATGACTGGAGGTGGCACATGTACGACACAGTGAAGGGAAGTGATTGGCTGG GTGATCAAGATGCCATCCAGTATATGTGTAGAGAGGCTCCAAAAGCTGTGATTGAACTTGAAAATTATGGATTACCCTTTTCTCGGACTGAAGAAGGAAAAATATATCAGCGTGCATTTGGTGGTCAAAGCCTTGACTTTGGAAAAG GTGGACAGGCATACCGTTGTGCTTGCGCTGCCGACAGAACTGGGCATGCTCTTTTGCATACTCTCTATGGACAAGCTATGAGGCATAATACACAGTTTTTTGTCGAATATTTTGCGCTGGATCTTATAATGAACAGTGACG GGAGCTGCCAAGGAGTTATTGCATTAAATATGGAGGACGGGACTTTGCATCGGTTCCAAGCTTCATCGACAATATTGGCTACGGGG GGTTATGGTAGAGCATACTTCTCTGCAACCTCGGCACATACCTGCACTGGAGATGGCAATGCCATGGTGGCACGTGCTGGGCTCCCACTTCAG gatttggagtttgtgcaGTTTCACCCTACTGGTATATATGGAGCTGGATGCCTCATTACTGAAG GATCACGAGGGGAAGGTGGTATCCTTAGAAACAGTGAAGGTGAGCGATTTATGGAACGATATGCCCCAACAGCAAAAGATCTTGCTTCTAGAGATGTTGTGTCAAGATCCATGACTATGGAAATCCGGGAGGGTCGTGGTGTAG GACCTTTGAAGGACCATATCTATCTCCACTTGAATCATTTGCCCCCAGATGTACTAAAGGAGAGGCTTCCTGGTATCTCTGAAACTGCTGCCATTTTTGCTGGTGTCGATGTCACAAAAGAGCCTATTCCTGTCTTACCCACTGTACACTACAATATGGGTGGAATTCCAACCAATTACCACGGAGAG GTAGTTACCATTAAAGGTGATAATGCAGATGCAGTAATTCCTGGCTTAATGGCAGCTGGGGAGGCAGCCTGTGCATCTGTTCATGGTGCTAATCGTCTCGGTGCAAATTCACTCCTTGACATTGTTGTTTTTGGCCGAGCATGTGCAAATAGAGTTGCAGAGATCAGTAAACCAG GGGAGAAACAAAAGCCTCTGGAAAAGGATGCTGGCGAGAAGACCATTGCTTGGTTGGACAAATTGAGGAATTCAAATGGCTCACTGCCAACTTCAAAAATTCGGTTGAATATGCAACGAATAATGCAAAATAATGCTGCTGTGTTCCGCACACAAGAGACATTAGTAGAAG GTTCTGAGTTGATCGACAAGGCATGGGAGAGTTTTAATGATGTTCAAGTGAAGGATCGAACTTTGATATG GAACTCTGACTTGATTGAGACTATCGAGTTAGAAAACCTTTTGATAAATGCCTGTATCACCATGCATTCTGCTGAAGCCAGGAAAGAGAGCCGAGGAGCACATGCTCGTGAAGATTTCACG AAAAGAGATGATGAGAAATGGATGAAACATACTTTGGG ACACTGGGAAAATGAGAAGGTTCGACTAGACTACAGACCAGTTCACATGAACACATTGGACGATGAAATCGAGACCTTCCCTCCTAAAGCCCGTGTCTACTGA